A single region of the Salicibibacter cibi genome encodes:
- a CDS encoding ABC transporter permease, producing MYQLIITEFLKLKRQSIIWIGIIAVFIAAILAALQSNSNDGSVTYEVFYNNVIWNNFSLAFPFMIVLIGGYLINREYTDQTLKTMLTVPVSFRKMLIGKMMAIGILTLVFGVASFIFSIFLSSIFGFEGYSVPILLKALYQITVIGFCNYLAVLPIIAYFSRKKDRFFTGVGFAFFYGFCGIFVAGRNLTDFYPITSGLGLVHYTNVDTTAYNPIIGISSLILMVVLTFLIIISFPNYEKVMAGPENKKKEARKTKQV from the coding sequence ATGTACCAACTGATTATAACAGAATTTTTGAAACTGAAACGTCAAAGTATTATTTGGATAGGGATCATCGCTGTTTTCATTGCAGCTATTTTAGCTGCCTTACAATCCAATAGTAATGACGGTTCGGTCACCTATGAGGTTTTTTACAATAATGTCATTTGGAACAACTTTAGTTTAGCTTTTCCGTTTATGATTGTATTAATTGGCGGTTACTTGATTAATCGTGAATATACGGATCAAACACTTAAAACAATGCTGACAGTGCCCGTTTCCTTTCGTAAAATGCTGATAGGAAAAATGATGGCTATTGGCATTTTGACACTCGTATTTGGGGTGGCTAGCTTCATTTTTTCCATTTTTCTCTCCTCAATATTTGGTTTTGAAGGTTATTCTGTCCCCATTTTATTAAAAGCACTTTATCAAATCACGGTGATTGGATTCTGTAACTACCTGGCTGTATTACCGATCATCGCTTACTTCAGCAGAAAAAAAGATCGTTTTTTTACAGGTGTAGGCTTTGCTTTCTTTTATGGATTTTGTGGCATTTTCGTTGCTGGAAGAAACTTAACTGATTTTTATCCCATTACTTCTGGTTTAGGATTGGTCCATTACACGAATGTTGATACAACGGCTTATAATCCTATCATTGGGATCAGTTCATTGATACTGATGGTTGTCTTAACTTTCCTTATCATCATAAGCTTTCCCAATTATGAGAAGGTAATGGCTGGCCCTGAAAACAAAAAGAAAGAAGCAAGAAAAACGAAACAAGTGTAG
- a CDS encoding ABC transporter permease — translation MLDLVICEFAKLKRLKFVQLSLMAAFLFPFPLTILMATDDMGFDQLFRANFMFGELLLLPCILGIIASMLFFMERDNETLKNLITIPIPRRNIIIAKLFVIVILAVLYSVAGLGASILGGFIVGSVDGIFYRLVISIVLGVFIAIATFPIILVIVYFNKSFIFSIIASFLYAAISFAVTMIFSSSPETINAVASILPISIVFKWYLTLFPVEDALSFLLPYTFSTLETSSIMLIYAVIFISIATFIYKKMEI, via the coding sequence TTGCTTGATTTAGTCATTTGTGAATTCGCTAAATTAAAGCGATTGAAGTTTGTTCAGTTGTCCTTAATGGCAGCATTTTTGTTCCCTTTCCCTTTAACCATTCTCATGGCCACAGATGATATGGGATTCGATCAACTGTTCCGTGCCAATTTTATGTTTGGGGAGCTTTTATTGTTACCCTGCATCTTAGGGATTATTGCTTCCATGCTATTTTTTATGGAGAGGGATAATGAAACGTTGAAAAATTTAATCACGATCCCTATTCCCAGAAGAAATATCATTATCGCTAAATTGTTCGTCATTGTGATTTTAGCTGTCCTTTATTCGGTTGCTGGTTTGGGTGCTTCTATTTTAGGAGGATTCATTGTGGGAAGTGTAGATGGCATTTTTTATCGATTGGTCATTAGCATTGTCTTGGGTGTATTTATTGCGATTGCCACGTTTCCCATTATCCTTGTGATTGTCTATTTTAATAAAAGCTTTATCTTTTCGATCATTGCCTCGTTCCTATACGCTGCGATTAGTTTTGCTGTTACGATGATTTTCTCTTCCAGTCCGGAGACCATCAATGCCGTGGCATCTATATTGCCTATTTCCATTGTATTTAAATGGTATTTAACGTTATTTCCTGTAGAAGATGCTTTAAGTTTCCTACTCCCATACACATTCTCCACTTTGGAGACATCCAGCATCATGCTTATTTATGCGGTGATCTTTATCTCCATCGCTACGTTTATTTATAAAAAAATGGAAATTTGA